Proteins found in one Pontibacter sp. SGAir0037 genomic segment:
- the kdpB gene encoding potassium-transporting ATPase subunit KdpB translates to MTTKNNETGLFEGPLVKQALKASFLKLDPRIMIKNPVMFTVELGTFVMLLVTLYLLFSGNTSQGSLGYNIAIFLILFATLLFANFAEAIAEARGKAQADSLRKTREETPAKVIDAKGNIKEISSSQLKKGDVFMVVAGEVIPTDGEIVEGLASIDESAITGESAPVIREAGGDRSSVTGGTKVLSDQIKVLVTTAPGESFLDKMIALVEGASRQKTPNEIALTILLAGFTMTFLLVCVTLKPFADYANAPLTIAALIALFVCLIPTTIGGLLSAIGIAGMDRALRANVITKSGKAVETAGDIDVLLLDKTGTITIGNRRATKFYPAPGVDKDAFMQKAVLSSLADETPEGKSIVELAQELKLNVPQPDMSQVSFIKFTAETRSSGINLPDGTRIRKGAFDAIRKMTENAGYFMHPHVTETIENIAANGGTPLVVAENEVVQGVIQLEDIIKPGIQERFERLRRMGVKTVMVTGDNPLTAKFIAGKAGVDDFIAEATPEDKLNYIRSEQASGKLVAMMGDGTNDAPALAQADVGVAMNSGTQAAKEAGNMVDLDNDPTKLIEVVEIGKQLLITRGTLTTFSIANDVAKYFAIVPALFIAFIPALQGLNIMNLASPQSAILSAVIFNAIIIPILIPLALRGVAYKPIGASALLRRNLLMYGLGGVLVPFGGIKAIDMLLVLLGV, encoded by the coding sequence ATGACAACCAAAAATAATGAAACCGGACTGTTTGAAGGACCGCTGGTAAAACAGGCGCTGAAAGCATCCTTTTTAAAGCTTGATCCCCGCATCATGATTAAAAACCCGGTGATGTTTACCGTGGAGCTGGGTACGTTTGTGATGCTGCTGGTAACGTTGTACCTGCTCTTTAGCGGCAATACCTCACAAGGTAGTTTAGGGTATAACATCGCTATCTTTCTGATCCTGTTTGCAACGTTGCTCTTCGCCAATTTTGCAGAGGCCATTGCCGAAGCACGAGGTAAGGCACAGGCTGATTCGTTGCGCAAAACGCGCGAGGAGACACCTGCTAAAGTGATTGACGCAAAAGGAAATATAAAAGAAATCAGCTCTTCTCAACTGAAAAAGGGAGATGTGTTTATGGTAGTAGCGGGAGAGGTGATACCTACAGACGGTGAAATTGTAGAAGGTCTTGCCTCTATTGATGAGTCGGCTATAACGGGAGAATCTGCCCCGGTGATACGAGAGGCAGGCGGTGACCGATCTTCTGTAACGGGCGGTACCAAGGTGCTCTCAGATCAGATAAAAGTACTAGTGACTACGGCACCAGGTGAGTCTTTCCTGGATAAGATGATTGCGCTGGTGGAGGGGGCAAGCCGTCAGAAAACTCCTAACGAGATTGCCCTGACTATCCTGCTGGCAGGTTTTACCATGACGTTTCTGTTGGTATGCGTTACCCTGAAGCCTTTTGCCGACTATGCGAACGCACCGCTTACTATTGCCGCTCTTATTGCGCTGTTTGTGTGCCTGATTCCGACGACCATCGGAGGCTTGCTCTCAGCTATCGGCATAGCAGGTATGGACAGAGCCTTGCGCGCCAACGTGATCACCAAATCAGGTAAAGCTGTGGAGACGGCTGGTGATATAGATGTGCTGCTACTCGACAAGACAGGGACAATTACCATCGGTAACCGCCGAGCCACGAAATTTTATCCGGCACCGGGCGTAGACAAAGATGCCTTTATGCAGAAGGCTGTGCTCAGCTCCCTCGCCGACGAAACGCCCGAAGGCAAATCTATTGTGGAGCTGGCCCAGGAGCTGAAGCTTAACGTGCCGCAGCCTGATATGAGCCAGGTATCCTTCATTAAGTTTACTGCCGAAACACGCTCCAGCGGCATCAACCTACCCGACGGCACTCGCATCAGGAAAGGCGCCTTCGACGCCATCAGGAAAATGACGGAGAACGCAGGCTATTTTATGCACCCGCATGTAACGGAAACTATTGAAAATATTGCCGCCAATGGCGGTACTCCATTGGTAGTGGCCGAAAACGAGGTAGTGCAGGGGGTAATTCAACTGGAAGATATCATTAAACCTGGTATACAGGAGCGTTTTGAGCGTTTGCGCAGGATGGGTGTGAAAACCGTGATGGTAACAGGTGACAATCCGCTAACCGCTAAGTTTATTGCCGGAAAAGCAGGTGTAGATGACTTTATTGCCGAAGCAACACCGGAAGATAAGTTGAACTATATCCGTAGCGAGCAGGCCAGCGGCAAACTGGTGGCAATGATGGGCGACGGCACAAACGATGCTCCCGCCCTGGCACAGGCGGATGTGGGCGTAGCTATGAACTCAGGTACGCAGGCAGCCAAGGAAGCAGGCAATATGGTAGATCTGGACAACGATCCGACTAAACTGATAGAGGTTGTGGAAATAGGAAAGCAATTGCTTATCACCCGCGGTACGCTCACCACCTTTTCCATTGCCAATGATGTGGCCAAATATTTCGCCATTGTGCCTGCTCTATTTATTGCCTTTATACCTGCACTGCAGGGCCTGAACATCATGAACCTTGCCAGCCCACAGTCGGCTATACTTTCGGCTGTAATTTTTAATGCCATCATTATACCCATCCTGATTCCGCTGGCGCTGCGTGGTGTTGCTTATAAACCGATTGGGGCAAGTGCGCTGCTGCGCCGCAACCTGCTCATGTATGGTTTGGGCGGAGTGCTCGTGCCTTTCGGTGGTATTAAGGCTATAGATATGCTGCTGGTGCTGCTAGGCGTGTAG
- a CDS encoding PQQ-dependent sugar dehydrogenase, whose translation MRKFQVSIFSVIFLASFSFSCNRNANQDGTADTPASPNGCTPLETREANAPEQRPTFEGQTRACAITSSVAYRVDVLAEGLENPWAVEPLPDGNLLVTEKPGRMRIISATGEVGEPLAGLPEVDDDGQGGLLDVALSPEFSSDRTIFWTFSEPRSGGNATSVARGVLSQDSKSLEQVRVIFQAMPTYDGDKHFGSRLVFGSDGHLFVTLGERSDIEIRPQAQQMNSHMGKLLRITTEGKPAPGNPFIGQEGALPEIWTVGQRNVQAAAFDAEGRLWTVDMGPQGGDELNLIEKGKNYGWPLVTFGEEYSGEPVPNAVTTKEGYVDPVYYWDPVISPSGAQFYSGDAFPEWRGNLFIGGLTNKHLVRLQIENGRVTGEEHLLKDRGQRVRDVRQGPDGALYIVTDESKGELWKISPGS comes from the coding sequence ATGCGCAAATTTCAGGTAAGTATATTTTCAGTGATTTTTCTGGCTTCTTTTAGTTTTTCCTGTAACCGCAACGCAAATCAGGACGGAACTGCAGATACACCTGCATCTCCTAATGGCTGCACACCGCTGGAGACACGGGAGGCGAATGCCCCTGAACAGCGGCCAACGTTCGAAGGCCAGACCCGAGCTTGTGCTATAACCTCTTCAGTAGCTTATAGGGTAGATGTTCTGGCAGAGGGGCTTGAGAATCCATGGGCTGTAGAACCTTTGCCCGACGGAAACCTGCTGGTTACAGAGAAGCCGGGCCGGATGCGTATCATATCTGCCACAGGAGAAGTTGGTGAGCCTCTGGCGGGCTTACCGGAAGTTGACGACGATGGACAGGGGGGGCTGCTGGATGTGGCTCTTAGTCCAGAGTTTAGCTCCGACCGCACAATTTTCTGGACTTTTTCGGAGCCTCGTTCAGGAGGTAACGCCACCAGTGTAGCGCGAGGCGTGCTTTCCCAAGACAGTAAAAGCCTGGAGCAGGTGCGGGTAATATTTCAGGCAATGCCAACCTACGACGGCGACAAGCACTTCGGTTCCCGACTCGTTTTTGGATCTGATGGCCATCTTTTTGTTACCTTAGGAGAGCGTTCGGATATAGAAATCAGGCCCCAGGCACAGCAAATGAACAGCCACATGGGGAAGCTGTTGCGTATCACTACAGAGGGTAAGCCTGCACCAGGCAATCCTTTCATCGGGCAGGAGGGAGCTTTGCCAGAGATATGGACCGTTGGACAAAGAAACGTGCAGGCGGCAGCTTTTGATGCAGAAGGCAGACTATGGACAGTAGACATGGGCCCGCAGGGCGGGGATGAATTAAACCTGATAGAGAAGGGCAAGAACTATGGCTGGCCATTGGTAACCTTTGGCGAAGAATATTCCGGTGAGCCTGTTCCGAATGCTGTTACGACCAAGGAAGGATATGTAGATCCTGTATATTACTGGGACCCGGTTATTTCACCGTCTGGAGCTCAGTTTTATTCTGGTGATGCCTTTCCTGAGTGGCGGGGTAATCTATTTATCGGCGGGCTTACCAATAAGCACCTGGTACGACTTCAGATCGAGAATGGCAGGGTAACAGGGGAGGAGCATCTCCTGAAAGATCGCGGCCAGCGGGTTCGGGACGTGCGGCAGGGACCGGATGGTGCCCTTTATATTGTAACAGACGAGTCTAAAGGAGAACTCTGGAAAATTTCTCCAGGTTCTTAA
- the thrA gene encoding bifunctional aspartate kinase/homoserine dehydrogenase I yields the protein MKVLKFGGKSLGNGEPIKSAVEIIKKEKDANAIALVVSARGQSTDLLLELYRKAVAGEAFEEDLEKFFGYQRVADLSLELDTFYAELKSLLQAMQLLGIVNDRIRDRVVAFGEVISAITVAELLRKEGIEAVFADARQLLVASCHLNDVAVDFERSREKTNQFFSTLQAEQVPVITGFIASDPEGNTITLGRNGSNYTATLIASFIKATEVQNWTDIDGVYTASPKYVKNAQKIPHLSYREANELANFGARVLHAKTILPLVESGIPLKIYSSFAYGREGTLIDEQGSGKGIKAVSTIEDVSLVSIEGRGLLGKVGIDARIFSALSRNNISVRLISQASSERGIGFIINKEDAVLTEQVLQAEFKEELQLKDISRIQINNEMAIIAIVGRHNYSLEKAIYGLRRNKIWMHLISNSINGEHISLVVDNKSLKKAVNVVHNQVFGAIKTLNLFAFGKGNVGGRLLDQIIETGDDVIKRRNLQINIVGVADSKKMVFNEDGFTGNWREKLVQSEHANDFRSIMQLLKESGLENIVIADNTSSQDLTERYPEIVNSGFDIVASNKKANSISYSFYENLRNDLKRRGKLFFYETNVGAGLPLIDTIKHLHNSSDKITRIRGVFSGSLSYIFNNYSVTDKSFSTILSEARMKGYTEPDPREDLSGLDVARKLIILAREVGLKTELEDVAVENLVPGTLAGIGAYEEFIAESNTLDTYFGEIKAALKEDEVLRYVGDLDVNENKLTVSLVKASKNSPLGNIRNADSLFEIYTEGYATQPIIIQGAGAGAEVTARGVYSDLLRIGGHY from the coding sequence ATGAAGGTTTTAAAGTTTGGGGGCAAATCATTAGGTAATGGCGAACCGATAAAAAGTGCTGTTGAAATCATTAAAAAAGAAAAAGATGCAAATGCCATTGCACTGGTTGTTTCTGCACGTGGGCAAAGCACCGATCTGCTGCTGGAACTCTACAGGAAGGCTGTAGCAGGCGAAGCTTTTGAGGAAGACCTTGAAAAGTTTTTCGGCTACCAACGTGTGGCAGACTTATCTTTAGAACTAGATACTTTCTATGCAGAACTAAAGAGCCTGCTACAGGCCATGCAACTGCTGGGGATCGTAAACGACAGAATAAGAGACAGAGTAGTTGCTTTTGGAGAAGTAATAAGTGCTATAACCGTTGCCGAACTACTCAGAAAAGAAGGCATAGAAGCTGTTTTTGCAGACGCACGCCAGTTGCTGGTAGCCAGCTGCCACTTAAATGATGTTGCCGTAGATTTCGAACGCTCCAGAGAAAAGACAAATCAGTTTTTTAGCACGTTACAAGCTGAGCAGGTGCCTGTAATCACAGGTTTTATAGCATCCGACCCTGAGGGTAATACCATTACGCTTGGAAGAAACGGGAGCAACTATACCGCTACGCTTATTGCCAGCTTTATAAAAGCAACAGAAGTACAAAACTGGACAGACATAGATGGTGTGTATACTGCAAGTCCGAAATACGTAAAAAACGCGCAGAAAATTCCTCATCTGAGTTACCGCGAAGCGAATGAACTGGCTAATTTCGGAGCCAGGGTGCTTCATGCCAAAACCATTCTGCCCCTTGTAGAAAGCGGAATACCTTTAAAAATATACAGCAGTTTCGCCTATGGCCGGGAAGGCACCCTAATTGACGAGCAAGGTTCGGGTAAAGGAATAAAGGCTGTTTCTACCATAGAAGATGTCTCGTTGGTAAGCATAGAGGGGCGCGGTCTTCTCGGAAAGGTAGGTATTGATGCCCGTATTTTCAGCGCCCTTAGCCGTAACAACATAAGTGTTCGGCTTATCTCACAGGCCTCTTCCGAAAGAGGCATCGGGTTTATCATCAACAAAGAAGATGCTGTTTTAACGGAACAGGTGCTTCAGGCTGAATTTAAGGAAGAGTTGCAGCTGAAAGACATTTCCCGGATTCAGATAAATAATGAAATGGCTATTATTGCCATAGTTGGCCGCCATAACTACTCGCTCGAAAAAGCCATCTACGGGCTTAGAAGAAACAAAATATGGATGCACCTGATCAGCAACAGCATTAACGGGGAGCATATTTCGCTGGTAGTAGACAATAAGTCTTTGAAGAAAGCGGTGAATGTGGTGCATAACCAGGTTTTCGGGGCAATAAAAACACTGAACCTGTTTGCTTTCGGCAAAGGCAACGTAGGCGGCAGGTTACTGGATCAGATCATTGAAACAGGTGACGATGTAATTAAGAGACGTAATCTGCAAATTAATATTGTAGGTGTGGCCGACTCAAAAAAAATGGTTTTTAATGAAGATGGCTTCACCGGGAATTGGAGGGAAAAGCTTGTCCAAAGCGAGCATGCAAATGATTTCAGGTCGATCATGCAACTTTTAAAAGAGTCTGGCTTAGAGAACATAGTTATAGCCGATAATACTTCTTCGCAGGATCTTACCGAACGTTACCCTGAAATTGTAAATAGCGGCTTCGACATTGTTGCCTCCAACAAAAAGGCTAATTCAATTTCGTACAGCTTCTACGAAAACCTGCGTAACGACCTAAAGCGAAGAGGAAAGCTTTTCTTTTATGAAACAAACGTAGGCGCAGGCTTACCTTTGATAGACACAATCAAACACCTGCACAACTCCTCCGACAAAATCACCAGGATAAGAGGCGTGTTTAGCGGTTCGCTGAGCTATATTTTCAACAACTATTCTGTAACAGACAAAAGTTTCTCCACTATACTCTCAGAGGCCAGAATGAAAGGGTATACTGAGCCGGACCCCCGGGAAGACCTAAGCGGACTGGATGTGGCCCGAAAGCTGATTATTCTGGCCAGAGAAGTCGGTTTAAAAACAGAACTGGAGGATGTTGCCGTTGAAAACCTGGTACCAGGCACGCTTGCTGGTATTGGTGCTTATGAGGAATTTATTGCCGAAAGCAACACACTGGATACCTATTTTGGAGAAATAAAAGCTGCATTAAAAGAAGACGAAGTTCTGCGTTATGTAGGCGATCTGGATGTAAATGAAAACAAGCTGACGGTTTCGCTTGTGAAGGCAAGTAAAAACTCTCCTCTAGGCAATATCCGGAATGCTGATTCTTTGTTTGAGATCTACACTGAAGGCTACGCTACACAACCTATTATTATACAGGGGGCTGGAGCCGGCGCAGAGGTTACAGCCAGAGGAGTTTACTCAGATCTACTGCGAATTGGCGGCCATTACTGA
- a CDS encoding HAMP domain-containing protein, which produces MKLKTKITLGYLTILVFLLAVGVYSVININKLDSAAGNILKANLYTLQLGKRMISSLDKMAAAKQQLVYTDLTPEVYRQEIKEGIAVFEKGLLGERNNITEPGERELVSEIAEGFQSYELLLLDDTIGREVYNAGLLPRYRMLRDQLDQMLSMNMDAMVAKSDKAQRLAEQTRFYNLIALTVALLLTLVFLLTVPNTVTNPINRLIKSIQAASHKDFTQRLPVQGRNEFSRVAKVYNSMLKKLQEYEFSNLNEIMTEKRRI; this is translated from the coding sequence ATGAAATTAAAAACGAAAATAACCCTTGGCTACCTGACAATTCTGGTTTTCCTGCTGGCTGTAGGAGTATACTCTGTTATTAACATCAACAAATTGGATAGTGCAGCCGGTAATATTCTAAAAGCTAACCTGTATACATTGCAACTGGGCAAGCGGATGATATCCTCACTAGATAAAATGGCTGCCGCTAAACAGCAGTTAGTCTACACAGATCTTACGCCGGAGGTATACAGGCAGGAGATAAAAGAAGGCATAGCTGTGTTTGAGAAGGGCCTGCTGGGGGAACGTAATAACATTACAGAGCCGGGAGAAAGGGAGCTGGTAAGTGAAATAGCAGAAGGTTTTCAAAGCTATGAACTACTGCTGCTGGATGACACCATTGGCCGTGAAGTTTATAATGCCGGATTGCTGCCGCGCTACCGCATGCTCCGCGATCAGTTAGACCAGATGCTCAGTATGAACATGGATGCCATGGTAGCAAAGAGTGATAAAGCGCAACGCCTTGCAGAACAGACCCGTTTCTATAACCTTATTGCTTTAACAGTTGCGCTGTTGCTTACGCTCGTATTTTTACTGACAGTGCCCAACACCGTTACCAATCCCATCAACAGGTTAATCAAGTCTATTCAGGCGGCTTCGCATAAGGACTTCACACAGCGGCTTCCGGTGCAGGGGCGTAACGAGTTTAGCCGGGTGGCGAAGGTATATAATAGCATGTTAAAGAAGCTGCAGGAGTACGAGTTCTCTAACCTCAACGAAATAATGACCGAGAAAAGAAGAATCTAA
- a CDS encoding K(+)-transporting ATPase subunit C: protein MGAGSILKQSLTLTVLCIAFFTFLYPLSIRIIAQVAAPNRGEGKVIEANGRVVGFENVGQSFTEDRYFYSRPSAVEYNGGGSGGSNKGPSNPEYLAEVQERIDAFMEHNPSVKREEIPAELVTASGSGLDPHLSPQGALVQVERIARVRNLPAEQVKALVQEQVEAPLLGILGPEKVNVLKLNVALDELSAKQ, encoded by the coding sequence ATGGGAGCAGGAAGTATTCTGAAGCAGAGTCTGACCCTGACAGTGCTGTGTATAGCTTTCTTTACATTTCTTTACCCGCTCTCGATCCGGATTATCGCCCAAGTGGCGGCTCCGAACAGGGGTGAGGGTAAGGTAATAGAAGCAAATGGTCGTGTGGTAGGCTTCGAAAACGTAGGCCAGTCCTTCACCGAAGATCGCTACTTTTACAGCCGTCCCTCAGCTGTGGAGTATAACGGCGGCGGCTCCGGTGGCTCTAATAAAGGCCCGTCTAATCCGGAATACCTGGCGGAGGTGCAAGAACGTATAGATGCTTTCATGGAGCACAACCCATCAGTAAAGCGCGAGGAAATACCGGCAGAGCTGGTGACCGCCTCTGGTAGCGGCCTGGACCCGCACCTGTCGCCTCAGGGGGCGCTGGTGCAGGTAGAGCGTATTGCCCGCGTGCGGAACCTGCCCGCGGAGCAAGTGAAAGCGCTGGTGCAGGAGCAGGTGGAAGCTCCGTTACTGGGTATACTTGGTCCGGAGAAAGTAAACGTACTGAAGCTAAATGTGGCCCTGGATGAACTAAGCGCAAAGCAATAG
- a CDS encoding universal stress protein produces the protein MSSREKSENSQSADRFLQLLQESKKGRFKLYIGLAAGVGKTYRMLQETRELLAHGVDAVIGYVETHGRAETEAQLQGLPLLPRRSVFYKGKMLEEFDLQAVLQRRPEVVMVDELAHTNVPGSEHEKRWQDVEQLIDAGISVISAVNIQHVESLNYQVQKITGVEVSERVPDRIVKAADEIVNIDLTIDELLNRLTEGKIYERQKVEAALKNFFQKDNLLQLRELALREVSFQLMQRIDKEVTLASRKNLDKLLACINTNEKAASEIIRKTSRLADHFRATWYVVYVQTPKESMDAIGLAKQRHLINNLQLATQLGGQIIRLKGNNVAEEILQVARNKQISLLICGATGRKSVWNWFKKSQTRRIIRSVSSSGLDLDIYLVSV, from the coding sequence ATGAGCAGTAGAGAGAAATCTGAGAACAGCCAATCTGCAGATCGCTTTCTGCAGCTTTTGCAGGAGTCGAAGAAAGGACGCTTTAAGCTGTACATTGGTTTGGCAGCAGGAGTAGGAAAAACATACCGGATGTTGCAGGAAACACGGGAGCTGCTGGCCCATGGCGTGGATGCAGTGATCGGTTATGTGGAGACACATGGGCGTGCCGAAACAGAGGCGCAGCTGCAGGGGCTACCCCTTCTGCCACGAAGATCGGTTTTTTATAAAGGCAAAATGCTGGAGGAGTTCGACCTGCAGGCTGTACTGCAACGGAGGCCGGAGGTGGTGATGGTAGACGAGCTGGCGCATACCAATGTGCCTGGCTCCGAACATGAAAAGCGATGGCAGGACGTGGAGCAACTCATTGATGCAGGCATCAGCGTGATTAGCGCTGTGAATATACAGCACGTCGAGAGCCTTAACTACCAGGTACAGAAGATTACAGGCGTAGAGGTGTCGGAGCGTGTGCCAGACCGGATTGTAAAGGCTGCTGATGAGATCGTGAACATCGACCTGACGATTGATGAACTGCTGAACAGGTTAACTGAGGGTAAAATTTATGAGCGGCAGAAGGTAGAGGCGGCCCTGAAAAACTTTTTCCAGAAAGACAACCTGTTGCAGTTACGTGAACTGGCACTGCGGGAGGTGTCTTTTCAGCTGATGCAGCGCATCGATAAAGAAGTAACATTAGCCTCGCGCAAGAACCTGGACAAGTTGCTGGCCTGCATCAACACCAACGAAAAAGCCGCCAGTGAAATCATCCGCAAGACATCCAGGCTTGCTGATCACTTTCGGGCAACGTGGTATGTTGTATACGTGCAGACGCCCAAAGAAAGTATGGATGCTATTGGCCTGGCAAAGCAGCGGCACCTGATCAACAACCTGCAACTGGCTACACAGCTGGGAGGGCAGATCATTCGGCTAAAAGGAAACAATGTGGCAGAAGAGATACTGCAGGTGGCCCGGAATAAGCAGATTTCGCTGCTTATTTGTGGTGCAACAGGGCGAAAGAGCGTGTGGAACTGGTTTAAAAAGAGCCAGACCCGCCGCATCATTCGCTCTGTTTCCTCCTCAGGACTAGACCTGGATATTTATTTGGTGAGTGTTTAA
- a CDS encoding porin yields MKNLFAILLALFLFVTFGASAQTVDSLGLEEVIKPFKLSGGVDVYYAYDFSKPLQKDRLYTTQAFRHNEFSLNWGFLQADYTTDKVRAALALHTGTYVQSNYAAEPNELTRLIAQANAGVKLADGVWLDMGILPSHIGYESTFSINNEIYTRALMAENSPYYETGAQLTAEVSEKVTMKFLVLNGWQNIQETNDAKSLGFGISYSPTGQLVMSYNNYYGNEAPDDTDAKRRYFHNFYTAYTFSDRLNVAASVDYGRQELWDSNAKGNWYAGLLLARYRLSDTFALAGRVEHYNDENQIIISTQSPAGFQASSASLNFDFAPAQNFLWRIEARGYKAKNNIFVGEEGAKDNNLLLVTSFAIRL; encoded by the coding sequence ATGAAAAATCTATTTGCTATACTTTTAGCTCTATTTTTATTCGTAACCTTTGGCGCAAGTGCACAAACGGTCGACTCACTAGGCTTGGAAGAAGTGATAAAGCCTTTTAAGCTGAGTGGCGGCGTGGATGTATACTATGCCTATGATTTCTCAAAGCCTTTGCAGAAAGACCGCCTCTATACCACACAGGCATTCCGCCACAATGAGTTTAGCCTGAACTGGGGTTTCCTGCAGGCCGACTACACCACCGATAAAGTGCGCGCTGCCTTGGCCTTGCATACCGGAACCTATGTACAGTCTAACTACGCTGCTGAGCCTAATGAGCTGACACGGCTGATTGCACAGGCAAACGCAGGCGTGAAGCTGGCTGATGGTGTGTGGCTGGACATGGGCATTCTGCCGTCTCATATCGGCTACGAAAGCACTTTTTCCATCAACAACGAAATTTACACCCGTGCCCTAATGGCTGAAAACTCTCCTTATTATGAAACAGGCGCACAGCTGACGGCTGAAGTATCGGAAAAGGTAACCATGAAGTTCCTGGTGCTGAACGGCTGGCAGAACATACAGGAAACAAACGATGCCAAATCACTCGGCTTCGGCATCAGCTATTCACCTACAGGCCAACTCGTGATGAGCTATAATAACTACTATGGCAACGAAGCACCGGATGACACCGATGCTAAAAGGCGCTATTTCCATAACTTCTATACTGCCTATACTTTCTCTGACAGGCTTAACGTGGCTGCAAGTGTAGACTATGGCAGACAGGAGTTATGGGACAGCAACGCGAAGGGCAACTGGTATGCGGGCTTGCTGCTGGCACGCTACCGGTTAAGCGATACATTTGCGCTGGCTGGTCGTGTAGAACATTATAATGATGAAAACCAAATCATTATCTCCACGCAAAGCCCTGCAGGTTTTCAAGCCTCCAGTGCCTCTCTTAATTTTGACTTTGCCCCAGCCCAAAATTTCCTGTGGCGTATAGAAGCCCGTGGTTACAAGGCCAAGAACAATATTTTTGTGGGAGAAGAAGGCGCTAAAGATAATAACCTGCTCCTGGTTACTTCTTTTGCCATCCGGTTGTAA